The proteins below come from a single Triplophysa rosa linkage group LG12, Trosa_1v2, whole genome shotgun sequence genomic window:
- the fgd4a gene encoding FYVE, RhoGEF and PH domain-containing protein 4a isoform X3 yields the protein MEGGVEGAMGKGRVSNLISRFEESSHTDIRREGTHLKQVNRSTNPPLKNHQRQTEESKEQSKDPGSTRNSSRHALKPPNGVPAHMNIDQERIKDDSGVRIDGLPNGDVHGDSMDGNCVDASHEDIDRSQEHVEIKTEKELLVGDSMPEPKETNEQKLYKIANELLQTEKAYVARLNLLDKVFCAKLMEEARKDMFPLEVVKNIFSNISSINAFHSQFLLPDLEKRMGEWTSTPRIGDILQKLTPFLKMYGEYVRNFDHAMELLKSWTDRSPQFKAIILEIQSQEVCGSLTLQHHMLEPVQRVPRYEMLLKDYLKKLPQDHTDRRDAEKSLEIIAMAATHSNTAIRKTENLKKLLEIYEMLGEEEDIVNASNELIKMGHILKLAARNTSAMDRYLFLFNNMLLYCVPKFSLVGQKFTVRTRIGIDGMKVTETFNEDYPHTFQVSGKERALELQASSEQDRKSWIKAFQETIHIFHQKNETFKSASKEAEDVPELQISELGKRAPRWIRDNEVTMCMKCREPFNAITRRRHHCRACGYVVCWKCSDHKATLEYDGNKVNKVCKDCYSVLTGHIDGEEREGKKKGILEIEAAQFSGSSIMCGFLQYCEKNKPWQKVWCVIPQKEALVLYLYGAPQDVKAQSTIPLLGYLVEDTPRPADPPASFRLSQSKSLHSFAAESEELKQRWLKVIRMAVTGEVAEPPPPEETVATEVTQEPSTNGV from the exons TCACACAGACATCAGGAGGGAGGGCACACATCTGAAGCAGGTCAACAGATCCACCAACCCGCCGCTCAAAAACCACCAGAGACAGACGGAGGAGTCCAAGGAGCAATCCAAGGACCCCGGCTCGACCAGGAACAGCTCGCGTCATGCCCTCAAACCCCCGAATGGGGTCCCAGCCCATATGAACATAGACCAGGAGAGAATTAAAGACGACTCGGGCGTGAGGATAGACGGATTGCCAAATGGAGATGTTCATGGGGACAGTATGGACGGGAACTGTGTAGATGCGTCTCATGAGGATATAGACAGGAGCCAGGAGCATGTGGAGATAAAAACGGAGAAGGAGTTGCTTGTGGGGGACAGTATGCCTGAGCCGAAG GAAACAAATGAACAGAAGCTCTACAAAATAGCAAATGAGCTTCTGCAAACAGAGAAGGCTTATGTCGCACGACTCAACTTATTAGATAAG GTGTTTTGTGCCAAGCTGATGGAAGAGGCCAGAAAAGACATGTTCCCTTTGGAAGTGGTGAAAAACATCTTTTCCAACATCTCCTCCATTAACGCCTTCCACAGCCAGTTCCTTCTGCCCGACCTGGAGAAGCGCATGGGGGAATG GACGTCAACGCCTCGCATAGGGGACATCCTACAGAAGCTCACTCCCTTCCTGAAGATGTACGGCGAGTACGTGAGGAACTTTGATCACGCCATGGAGCTGCTGAAGAGTTGGACCGATCGCTCGCCTCAGTTCAAAGCCATCATTCTGGAGATCCAG AGTCAGGAGGTGTGTGGCAGTCTGACGCTACAGCATCACATGCTGGAGCCCGTGCAGAGAGTACCGCGGTACGAGATGCTCCTCAAAGACTATCTCAAGAAACTTCCTCAGGATCACACAGACCGGCGGGATGCTGAGA AGTCTTTGGAGATTATTGCCATGGCTGCCACTCATTCCAATACTGCCATTAGGAAAACA GAAAACCTTAAGAAATTGCTGGAGATTTATGAGATGCTGGGTGAGGAGGAGGACATTGTAAACGCTTCGAACGAGTTGATAAAGATGGGTCATATTCTGAAGCTGGCAGCCAGGAACACCTCCGCCATGGACAGATATCTCTTCCTG TTCAACAACATGCTGCTGTACTGCGTTCCCAAATTCAGTCTGGTAGGGCAGAAGTTTACGGTGCGCACGCGCATTGGCATCGACGGCATGAAGGTGACGGAGACGTTCAATGAGGATTACCCTCACACATTTCAGGTTTCGGGCAAGGAACGAGCGCTGGAGCTGCAGGCCAG CTCTGAACAAGATAGAAAGAGTTGGataaag GCATTCCAGGAAACAATACACATTTTCCACCAGAAAAACGAGACCTTTAAATCGGCATCCAAAGAAGCAGAGGACGTACCG GAACTTCAGATATCAGAGCTGGGAAAACGCGCCCCTCGCTGGATACGAGACAATGAGGTGACCATGTGCATGAAATGCCGTGAGCCCTTTAACGCCATCACGCGCCGGAGACATCACTGTCGAGCCTGCGGATAC GTCGTCTGCTGGAAGTGCTCGGACCACAAAGCCACTCTGGAATATGATGGGAATAAGGTGAACAAGGTGTGCAAAGACTGTTACTCCGTCCTGACGGGTCACATAGACGgcgaagagagagagggcaagAAGAAAGGCATTCTGGAG ATTGAAGCAGCTCAGTTCTCAGGCAGCAGCATCATGTGCGGTTTCCTGCAGTACTGTGAAAAGAACAAACCCTGGCAGAAAGTCTGGTGTGTCATTCCCCAGAAAGAAGCTTTAGTCCTCTACTTGTACGGAGCGCCTCAG GATGTGAAAGCCCAGTCCACCATCCCCCTGCTCGGCTACCTGGTGGAGGACACGCCCAGACCTGCGGACCCTCCAGCGAGCTTCCGCCTATCCCAATCCAAGTCGCTCCATAGCTTTGCAGCCGAAAGCGAAGAACTGAAACAGCGCTGGCTGAAGGTGATACGGATGGCGGTGACGGGAGAGGTCGCCGAGCCCCCTCCACCCGAAGAGACGGTTGCCACAGAGGTCACACAAGAGCCCAGCACTAATGGCGTCTGA